TTCGTGAACTGACCTGATGCCTTGATTCCTCGTTGCACGTTTTCGACGTGCACGTCCGATATGAATATGTCTTTGATGTACGCACCCCGCCCCTTTGCTGTCTTCAGCTCGATGCCGTTCACCGAGCCGTGGATGTGAAGATGCTCGGCTAGTACGTCGGAGATCCCGCCAGACATCTCACTCCCGAATGCGAGTCCGGAACCAGAATAAGATTGCAACCGCATCTTCCTGACGTTGACCTTGGTGGTTGGTTTGCTGTAGCTAAGCCCGTATTCGTCCCAGCCACTTTTCAGCACCACGGCATCGTAACCCGTGCTAATGTTGCTGTTCTCGATGCAAACATACTCCGACGAATCTGAAATTAGACGAATTTGAGATTTAGAACGAAACGCCCAAGTTATAGACAGTTGCACCAATCTAAACAACTAGAGGACAGTTTGGTCGGgaagataaataaacaaaacatgataAGAACACATATTTTAGGGAATTTTTGGTCCTATAATTCCAAGATAAATGTGTTATCTACTATACCAAACTGCCCCTTAGGAACACAAGGATTCACCGCTCGGGGCGACTACGCCACCCCCTCAGGGTCAGGGGTCAAGAAAACATCAAGGACGACAAGCATATGATATCAGTTAGATATAATTTAGAAGAACGAACATACGACGTAAATGCTATGAAAAGATCACAATGTCAACAAACCTGGAACGATTCCACTAGTGTCAGGAGAGTTGGGTGGAGCATGAGCCGTTATGTTCTGGACAAGCAATTTACTGCAACACAACATCACACCAAACGAAGTTACACAACTATAATGTCTAGAGATAACAAAGAGAAGAAACTGCGAAGAGAACTTAAGGAGACAGTACCTGCAATAGGCTGGGTGTATGTTCCACGCGGGTGCATTTAAGAATGTTAGGTTCGACACAACAATGTTGTTCGACCACATAAATTCGACTAGATGTGGTCTGCTGTAGTTTAACGAATGATTATTGAATTGGTCCCACCAGATAGAACCTTGTCCATCAATAGTTCCATTGTTTCCTGCACAACAACGAAAATTACACGATAAGAGGGTGAGAAAATAAAAAGGGCCAGCAAagtcaaaaaatgaaaattgtctGCGAATATTCCTACCTGTGACAACAACATCGGTTAAATTTTGCCCGTAGATTAAGCTACGATATCTTCTACCGGGCACCTCAAGGCCACGGCCATAAGAAGGCAATGGATCGACTACATCCCAGTGCAGAATATCCTGTATATGAAAGCCAATTACTAAGATTACttgtgaaaattttattttaataggtTTATTTAGGAAACAAAAATTCAATATGAAAGCCTAATAATGCAGAAAGATTAATATGCACACATACCATTGCATATTCTTGAGAAGAATGAAGGGaaaaacaaaatatgaaaatcATTTAGTCTTGATTAGAGCTTTGTATCAAACCTGAGAGCCAAGAATCACAGCATCTTTTTCGAGGAAAAGTGTGAGGTGGCTGGTAAGGGTGATGCATCCGGTAAGCCACTTGCCTGCCGGAACATAGAGCTGAGCACCGCCCTTATCTGCAAACGACTTGAGATAGAAAATTGCATTCTGAAATGCTACAGTGTTCGATGTTTTCCCGTCTCCCACTGCCCCAAATTCTGAGACTGACACACTGTGAGGCCGGGGTGTCAATGGCCAATCAGAAGTGCACACCCCATTGTACTCTGCAGCATTGCTCAATGCCACGAGCAAAACAAAAACTACCTAGCACATAGGGAGAGAAGTTGAGCACATTATACAAACAATATATACAGCAAATGCTAAGCACATTTTCACTCTTGACAAGAAGAGAAAACATCCGATTGCAATGAACATCTATATTTCTCGAACATATGAACGCATGTTTACACACGACAGTTACTCAAAGTATCAGAGACTAGAGTGAAAAATTAAGACATTTTCACTcttaacaagaaaagaaaacattCAGCTACGAACATCTTCTTCAATCTGATCGATCGTATGATACGTACGTCTACACATTGTATTTAGTAACAAAGTTCAGAAGAGATTAAAGTGAAAAATGAACACTTGCCACAGCTCCAAAAGCTACTACACTTTTTCTTATCATAAAATAGGCATAATTAGCAAAATAAGTCCTTCAATAGTCAATAGCTATACCATATAGCACAAAATAGATCTCAATTACTGGACTTATTGAGGCAGGCAGCAAAAGTATACAATGGTACAATCCAGCATTAGCACAAAGTAGAACTCTAGTAGCTTAAACTGAACCTCCCACTCACAAACATTCACAATTTCAGATCTACAAACCAAGAACTAGCTGTAATAATCAGACAATTGTAGGCAGTTTGCCTAACACCAAAACTAGGAAGAATGAAAGATCAAATCAAACTTAACCTCTGCAACAACACCAAATCTTAGTAAAGTAACTAAAACCAACACAGTCTTAAACAAGAGCCAAAAAAGGCAATCTTGACAGAATTGAAGCTCAAACAACAATGGTCCAAtctcaagattcaatttttatgcAAACCCACAAATAAAAAACACCCAATTTTGATCCAaagatgcaaaaaaaaaatctataataaaaaaactaagcAACTCACATAGCTAATCACTGCAATAAAAAAGAGATTAAACGTACTTACTAGCCTCTTcatcttttcttcttcttcttcttcttcaatttctcATCAAAAATCCACCCCTTTCTCTTCTGTGCTGTGAATGTTTGAGTTCACACAAAACTAAGAAGCGTGAAGAAAAACGAGAATAGAGGAAAGAGGGGACTGATTGAATGATGATGAGTGGCAATTAAGGAGGAAAAAATTTTCTTACCAAAATTataacaagaaaaataaataaaaatggataGTAAAAGAAAGGGACACCACAGAATAAGAAAAAGACCCCTTCATCTAGCTCATATTTAAAGCATATATATATGAGATTTGCAAAACGAaatctttaaaaaattaaactttgaaaaaaaaatctttcaatacaattataattagggTAAAATGGGTTTAATTTCAAGAATTAGGAGTCATTAATCACTCCCGTAATTTTCTGTCCAACGGGTATTTGCCGACACTAAAATAACGGCAATTTTTTAGGTTTATACTGTTTCCTTTCTTGCAtattgtgtgtgtgagagagagagaagagggggGGGGCTAATAATGTGATGTAATAAGCATGATTAGGGAACCTTAAACATAATTAGAGGGTCAAAAATAAGAAGGGGACAAAGGGAATTAAGTtttttagtgtgtgtgtgtgcatggGAAGGTTGGCATGTGCTTTGTGGATGATGGGGCCCTTTGCTCAATGATGTATGGCAATTGCTAGGCTGGCATCACTGAGTTTGCCAGATCAGGCCCCAACCCCGCCCACctgttttatactccctccgtcccgggctagtcgcccctttccttttcggcacggagattaaggaatgagtgtataggaaagtcaaaaattacggctgtaggtgaaaatttttactaaaaatggaaagagtgcaagtaacttgggacgcccaaaaaggaaataagtgcgagtagtgcgggacggagggagtataaattatagattttttttgttaggaatATTCCTgagaaaaatgtttttttacaTCGATATTATTTTTCGGATGTTTTTAAACAATTAATTGCAATGGTTAGTTAGTAAATCACATGATATTAAGATTGAATTGCTATAAAGTGAAGGATATTAGTTCCTTGTCTATAGATatgtattactactactactttttatagctgtatattttaatatactatatgaatattttttgtGACAATTTGTTACTCGGTCACGAAAATTTAACGACGACTTCATATGAAGTCGGTGGATTGACATACGTCCCTGTAACGCATTAGGATTGAAAAACTATATTACATTCAACATTTGAGCTTATTGTCAATCTCATTGTGCAACAACTCTTCTCAAATCCTTTATAGTATATACTGCGACTCGTGAGTGTTCCAATACAACGGATTCACATGCCATCCGTGAAATATATGAATTTCTAAGTTAATTCTTTTCATATTAGCACACACATAAACTAATCTATATAGATAGCTCACATCTTACCTGTTGATTTTTTAGCATATAAGTTATACGTATATCCAATAATTGtatatttaaagttttaataAGATACAAGGGTAATAATTGCCCTTCGCAACGTATATAGGTAGTGTTAGCTTAGTAATAGTTGATTAATATCTAAGACTAAAGATCTTTGATTCGAATTCATCaactttttaactttttttcatttattagtTAAAAAAAGGTTTTCACATATACTATAAATTGGTTTGGAAATCATGCACACGCATCTTCATTTTAAACTAATTAGATGGGTATTAGTGAAAATGAACACTATTTTTTAGATGAAATACATAGAGACCATTCAATATGGTATTACAATAACCATTTAAGACACAATAAACGCGGAATATAATTTACATATGTTGAATGAGGCAAACATAATCATCAAGTAATTcagcaatatatatatatatatatatatatatttgtccGTTTAGATTAAATATCTAAATTAGAGTAGCATTGGCTGGAAATATGAATTAATATTTACAGAAATATATACTCCCTGTCTATATGTGTACTATCTTTCTTCGAAGAACCAAATGGTATGACATCTTCTATTTTTAACAAAAGATATGGAGATTAAAAGGAATGTCTTATATATGATGCCATAgtatatttgaaattatattagTTAGTCCCATCTTATTTTTTTCATGTATAAATTTGGTAAGGTGGGTAccccttttttttatatatatgtcCTATAGTGGACCGTGCTGTCTCGTGTTACCTTCTTCTATTTGaatctttaattattattttactgACTTGTTTAGAAACCAACAAAAATAATTGCAAATCATTTCTCTGTAaagttttctatttatttatttatgtgatCTTTTTGGTTTTTGTCAAAAGTTATGTCTTAAACTTGTTTTTAGATGGCCATTACCTCAATCTTGGCTACAAGTTAAATTCCAGGTTACATAGCATTATTATTTTACATAAAGTTGTTCCATTTTTCTTTAGCTATGATTGAGTCCATAAATGGTGATTTATTTCGAAATCAAGTGTTTGTTAGAGAATATAAATATCTctatgtatatgtatattactcctgtaaatttataaaaatataaggaTACTTTAGTAATtcattagtattattattttttatttatttagatgATTCCCCACCAATTTTAAGAATTTATAAGAGataaggggggggggggaataaTAGTCACACATTTTAttatcattcaatcaaattcaaaaccaaaagTAGTTTTTTTAGATCTCGAGACGAACTCCATTCCACTACTTTGTTAACAGAggaattcatttattttgtaaaattaatacCGCATATTTTGCATCATTTAAACGAGTGTTAAATATAGTAaactttaaatatatattttgtaaaattattaCCGCATATTTTGCATCATTTAAACGACTGTTAAATATAGTAAACTTTAAATATATTACCTAAAAGAAACCCGTATAACTAACAAGTGCAATCAAaagataaatttaattttaagtatACTAAACATTAAACTAAAGAGTCTTTTTCATAGTCTTTGTCCATTTATTTCAATTGCCAATATATTTTTCGAACATTTGAATATATCATAAAAAAGACTATTTGTACTTCATATGAATATAGTTCATAATTGTCAATGactcattttaattattattattattattataccaATTAAAAATGcgttttttaatttctattgcGTGGATATGATTTGCTCGTGACACATTATAGTTTGGATTCCAAAAAATTGCATATTAAGCATGAAAAAGTTAATTCGgtcgaaccatatctaataaaaTTGAGAATGTGAATAATCGCGGTGTTTTACAATCATTTTGTCACATTCaataacttttttaaaaaaactaatgcATACGTTGAATTCTAAatagagatgaaaagaaaagataaataaagTGTAGACTTTATATATCATGACTCCATGAGCATACAAATGAAATAACAATTGCAAACTTATAACTTTTACAGGGTGAATTTTAATGACGTTATTTATTAACAATATTTATGACATTAATTTCTggtcaaaaaaatatttattggcatttagagtattttaattaattgttgacGCTTAATTTTTGTGATGAATAcgtacacacacacacacagctgTGTCTCTACCCCACTATTTGGTCTAAAATATTACACCTAAAAAAGATGTTGAAAATCCAACGGCGGATCCCCACCCACCACATGCACGACTTCTTGCGTATCATttcttatattaattaatttatattaaaattttcaaatttctggatataattattttatatttttattttaatctccGGATCGTAGACTTGTATATGGTGTGAAttacgtgtgtgtgtgtgtgtgtgtgttattcACTTATTTGTGATGGTAAATGCaatcaaattgttataataattATGGTTCATACATAATAATCGGTATAAACGTTGTGTATTTCATGAAATACTAGCAAATAAATTTATGTGAAATATAGTGTTAAGAAATCAAAAGGCATGCTAAGGTTTCAATGTTTTACTTTGAAAATGTTTCAATAGTCAGTATAGTATTATTATATGCTTAATCATATGTGAAAATACTCACATACATGCACGTACTTATATAGGAGTAATAGAATGTCGAAAATCTAACACTCATTAATCTACAAAATACACTTGAAAGCAATAATTAGTAAAGTTATATGAACATATATTAAGTTaaagagaacaaaataaaaataaaatcaaaatggatatatttaatatgtttgtaattatatttaatatatagtGCGCTGCGTGCCTCGAAATAGTTATGTGTGGGCTGTACTTTTACATGGATATATATGTTtgtaattatatttcaatatatAGCTGCGTACCTCGAAATTAAGACAAACATATTCATCATGCaagcattaattaatttaaagtgACCGAAGATTACGAGTAATTAGGTCACCTGCTTACTTTTTCGCTCTTTGTTTTACCCTTCATAATAATATACAATTTACATAATACCAACTATAAGCGTATCAAAGCTTAATTTATAGttaaaataaattgattaattacAAATCCCATAATTTGTGAGTGCTTTTTTTTCCGCATCTGGTGGTCCTCATAGTGCGTTCATAGCTTGCAcaatcataattaattatttgattattgCGTTTAACAATTCATAACCCtaacatttaattatttgattctTGCAGGCTGCGTTTCACTTTGGAGGAAATGTATAATTCCTTTTTATAAAAGAAcgtatttatttattgtatcaAATTCTACACATGATCATGTTATATGTAGGCTCTAATTTATCATTTGTTTGCTTTCAGTTAATTATAAAAGTAATACGACATAAAATGAAAATCAATCGCCTTAAATTTGCAAAATTCTATACAAAAAGTACTATTTCCAACACCTAGAAACATAATAATCAAAATGTCGTCAGACTTGGATTTCATATGCTACGCTCTTTCGATCTAATCATAACTAAACTGACAATAACCAACACCTAATTAATTATTGGTCCAACAAAGTACCCAAATTACAacatcaataataataataatgtactaAAAAGCATTAAGGTTTTCCAACTTAGCTTACATTTAAATCTAcactaatatttaattttgatcgCAGTCACGTTAGCAATAATGCTAATTATATCAAATAGTGCACGTGGATTGTAACGTCGAGCTATAAAAGTTTTTGTATTCGTAAAATGGGCTGACCCGAAACCAAATGTACTAATGAAAGCAATAGCAACCTCTATTTTTTTTCAGTGGAACCTATATATCATCTACTTATTTACAAATACACTACTTTATCATTATAGCCAAAAAATTAACTATAACAAAATCAGTAATTTCACAAATAACTATACATTTTACCAATTTGTTTGTGCTTTTTCGTTACTAATGATATTACGGAAATTAGTCCCTAAAACCAAGAACTTCGGTCAATTTTAGTTAGTTTccacgaattttaaaattggtctTAAATACTACAAAATCCATATTTTGTTTGTTACTTATTTCTCAACCCGAcccaattaaaatatttttagcaaaaacttATCATACACGGACAACTGTAAAACGTTTATGATATATTaaaccactttttaattttgtggcAAGTATGATAAAAGGACACATCAATTTTGTGTATCAAGTAGGATGAAAAAACACATATGTTAGTCGGAAATAGTAATTGACCCGTTGTGAAGAATAGGAGTAACAAACTGaatgtaaattttataatatttcgactaattttaaaataagtaaaaaataccaaaaatttaccaaattttataattttagggTCCTTTAAATTATTGGGTCAGACTGATATAAATAAAACAGTACACATATCAATGTTTTTATTAGTATCATTTTAAATAGACGACTATCTTACAAAAATTGGTCTGAATTAGAATCACATTTCTACTATTTGAACTCAGCCAGAAAGCAGGCCCATTTTCATAGTCTAATGAGCCCACTAAAATGGGCTTTGGCCGCACATAGATGCGCGTGCCAACCGGGAACCAGTAAGAAATCAGGAAATCAAACTGATTCCGTTCTGAATTTTCAcctaatttctatttttgtcgCGGCGGTGATCTGCGAAAGCAACCACTTTTCTCGGCAGCGGAAATTTGACTCCGGCAATGTCGATACTTGCATCCAGCCGTCGGGCATCGTCCAAGGCGTTGTACTTGAGAGCGAGCTTCAGATGCTATTCATCGGCCTTTAGAGAAGAGAGAGACACTTTCGGCCCCATTCAAGTTCCATCGGACAAGTGCGCGACCTCATTTCTGTTTATTTGCCGTTTGCTTTTTCTATTGTTATGATTTTTTTgcctattatttaattgttttgttTGGTTTTTTGAATGACTCGTTGCTTTTATTTGGAAGTTACAGTCGCGATCACcgatttattattaaaattgatgaatgtgatttttgtttgatttgatttgcTACATTTATTCGAGCATGACCGATATGAGTGACGGATATCTCTTGAGCTGAATTAGTTAGCAGGATACTGAAAAACCAGCAATTTTATGTTCTGAATGATGAGAAGAAATTGG
This portion of the Salvia splendens isolate huo1 chromosome 10, SspV2, whole genome shotgun sequence genome encodes:
- the LOC121750511 gene encoding probable polygalacturonase isoform X1 translates to MKRLVIFVLLVALSNAAEYNGVCTSDWPLTPRPHSVSVSEFGAVGDGKTSNTVAFQNAIFYLKSFADKGGAQLYVPAGKWLTGCITLTSHLTLFLEKDAVILGSQDILHWDVVDPLPSYGRGLEVPGRRYRSLIYGQNLTDVVVTGNNGTIDGQGSIWWDQFNNHSLNYSRPHLVEFMWSNNIVVSNLTFLNAPAWNIHPAYCSKLLVQNITAHAPPNSPDTSGIVPDSSEYVCIENSNISTGYDAVVLKSGWDEYGLSYSKPTTKVNVRKMRLQSYSGSGLAFGSEMSGGISDVLAEHLHIHGSVNGIELKTAKGRGAYIKDIFISDVHVENVQRGIKASGQFTNHPDDEYDPNALPIVAGITFRDIVGINVTTAGVFSGIDESPFTSICLSNVSLPTSCDPAAAWICTNVEGSSVNVSPEPCPELQVSSSSSSDCFIFLNPYGQVASS
- the LOC121750511 gene encoding probable polygalacturonase isoform X2 — its product is MKRLVVFVLLVALSNAAEYNGVCTSDWPLTPRPHSVSVSEFGAVGDGKTSNTVAFQNAIFYLKSFADKGGAQLYVPAGKWLTGCITLTSHLTLFLEKDAVILGSQDILHWDVVDPLPSYGRGLEVPGRRYRSLIYGQNLTDVVVTGNNGTIDGQGSIWWDQFNNHSLNYSRPHLVEFMWSNNIVVSNLTFLNAPAWNIHPAYCSKLLVQNITAHAPPNSPDTSGIVPDSSEYVCIENSNISTGYDAVVLKSGWDEYGLSYSKPTTKVNVRKMRLQSYSGSGLAFGSEMSGGISDVLAEHLHIHGSVNGIELKTAKGRGAYIKDIFISDVHVENVQRGIKASGQFTNHPDDEYDPNALPIVAGITFRDIVGINVTTAGVFSGIDESPFTSICLSNVSLPTSCDPAAAWICTNVEGSSVNVSPEPCPELQVSSSSSSDCFIFLNPYGQVASS